One part of the Sneathia vaginalis genome encodes these proteins:
- a CDS encoding PTS system mannose/fructose/N-acetylgalactosamine-transporter subunit IIB: MGIKLARIDERLVHGIVVTQWTSTTNAQRIMVIDDVVAEDEMRKSAMRMSKPSGVGMSLINEKTAITNIKAGKYDNHNVLLVVNNVEVLVRLAKEGIKIPKVNIGIMLDRPERKKYEKSFAATENELQLLKELEDMGIPVTYQFAPSDKEVSLKEYLK; this comes from the coding sequence ATGGGAATAAAGTTAGCAAGAATTGATGAAAGATTAGTACACGGTATAGTTGTAACTCAATGGACAAGTACAACAAATGCACAAAGAATAATGGTTATAGATGATGTTGTAGCAGAAGATGAGATGAGAAAATCAGCTATGAGAATGAGCAAGCCATCAGGAGTTGGTATGTCACTTATTAATGAAAAGACAGCAATAACTAATATTAAAGCTGGTAAATATGATAATCATAATGTTTTATTAGTTGTTAATAATGTTGAAGTATTAGTAAGATTGGCAAAAGAAGGTATTAAAATACCTAAAGTTAATATAGGTATTATGTTAGATAGACCTGAGCGTAAAAAATATGAAAAAAGTTTTGCAGCAACAGAAAATGAATTACAATTATTAAAAGAACTTGAAGATATGGGAATACCAGTAACTTATCAATTTGCACCTTCTGATAAAGAAGTATCATTAAAAGAATATTTAAAATAG
- a CDS encoding PTS mannose/fructose/sorbose/N-acetylgalactosamine transporter subunit IIC, whose translation MPSILQDILIILLPMYALIDNRGITIVNHWPVTVGFFAGLIMGDLQSALVIAGTFQLMSLGVAALGGSSVPDYALATVVAIYLNARTGATIGTAVAIGLPVGIIAINLDVLTRTLNSFVSEKAKQYLEKKQFKKMQNVNFISVFFVSMQAFIPMIILVVFGPTAVETIIKITPDWFTNGLNIAGGMLPVVGVVMLMRYMPTSRYIWALLIGFVIAAYMKLPILAISIVGFALGVYVYKDMISKKQMVTNNTEAVYEGGVDFDE comes from the coding sequence ATGCCAAGTATTTTACAAGATATATTAATTATATTACTTCCAATGTATGCCTTAATAGATAATCGTGGTATCACAATAGTTAACCACTGGCCAGTAACAGTTGGGTTCTTTGCAGGGTTAATAATGGGAGATTTACAATCAGCATTAGTTATAGCTGGAACATTTCAATTAATGAGTTTAGGAGTAGCTGCTTTAGGTGGATCATCAGTACCTGATTACGCTCTTGCTACTGTAGTTGCAATATATTTAAATGCTAGAACTGGAGCTACAATAGGGACAGCTGTTGCTATTGGATTACCAGTTGGTATAATAGCAATAAATCTAGATGTATTAACAAGAACATTAAATTCATTTGTTTCTGAAAAGGCAAAACAATATTTAGAAAAGAAACAATTTAAAAAGATGCAAAATGTTAACTTTATAAGTGTATTCTTTGTTTCTATGCAAGCATTTATTCCTATGATTATACTAGTTGTATTTGGACCAACAGCTGTAGAAACTATTATAAAGATAACACCTGATTGGTTTACAAATGGTTTAAATATTGCTGGAGGAATGCTACCAGTAGTTGGGGTTGTAATGTTAATGCGTTATATGCCTACAAGTCGTTATATTTGGGCATTATTAATTGGGTTTGTAATTGCTGCGTATATGAAATTACCAATATTAGCAATTTCTATAGTAGGATTTGCATTAGGAGTTTATGTTTACAAAGATATGATATCTAAAAAGCAAATGGTAACAAATAATACCGAAGCAGTTTATGAAGGAGGAGTTGATTTTGATGAATAA
- a CDS encoding PTS system mannose/fructose/sorbose family transporter subunit IID — MNNGIKLSEKNKKRAVWKFSFIGANNLNYGTLMGTGYAWAVADPLREIYKNDEDYQKAMRMEHEYFNITPYMGPLVIGADLAMQEKEGLESLNAVRSIKTSLMGPLSGIGDSLLWVLYPTIMGSIAGYMALDGNPLGAIIWMLLNLTLILLRLKLFEIGYNSGVRLITDLSDKLSAITEGASVMGLTVVGSLIATVVRVKSPIEFKFGEVVLNLQTGIFDKILPALLPVTLTGIVYYLMEKRKWGFLRVILTIVVFSLIGSYFKVLGA, encoded by the coding sequence ATGAATAATGGAATAAAATTATCTGAAAAAAATAAAAAAAGAGCCGTTTGGAAATTTTCTTTCATAGGTGCTAACAATTTAAATTATGGGACTTTAATGGGGACAGGTTATGCTTGGGCTGTTGCTGATCCACTAAGAGAAATATATAAAAATGATGAAGATTATCAAAAAGCAATGAGAATGGAACATGAATATTTTAATATTACACCATATATGGGACCACTTGTAATCGGAGCAGATTTAGCAATGCAAGAAAAAGAAGGACTAGAATCATTAAATGCTGTAAGATCTATTAAAACTTCATTAATGGGACCTTTATCTGGTATTGGAGATTCATTATTATGGGTATTATATCCTACAATAATGGGATCAATTGCAGGTTATATGGCGTTAGATGGGAATCCATTAGGTGCTATAATATGGATGTTATTGAATTTAACGCTAATACTTTTAAGATTAAAATTGTTTGAAATTGGATATAATTCAGGTGTTAGATTAATTACTGATTTATCTGATAAATTAAGTGCAATAACAGAAGGTGCTTCAGTAATGGGGTTAACAGTAGTTGGAAGCTTAATTGCTACTGTTGTAAGAGTAAAATCTCCTATTGAGTTTAAATTTGGAGAAGTCGTTTTAAATCTACAAACTGGTATTTTTGATAAGATTTTACCTGCATTATTACCAGTTACTTTAACTGGAATAGTATACTATTTAATGGAAAAAAGAAAATGGGGATTCTTAAGAGTTATACTAACTATAGTTGTATTCTCATTAATAGGATCATACTTTAAAGTTTTAGGAGCGTAG
- a CDS encoding PTS sugar transporter subunit IIA — translation MKKIIVASHHKLANGFKNTLEYILPNTVEIIDISAYLENVSVDKQIDEVLSNFTKEEQIFVFTDIPGGSVNQAFIRRLNDYNIELISGTNLSILISIATQLGEKNIDKDTIREEIINAASEIVYVNDKLASQSLDEDDE, via the coding sequence ATGAAAAAAATTATTGTTGCAAGTCATCATAAGCTTGCTAATGGATTTAAGAACACATTAGAATATATTTTGCCTAATACAGTTGAAATAATTGACATTAGTGCTTATTTAGAAAATGTTTCAGTTGATAAACAAATTGATGAAGTATTAAGTAATTTTACTAAAGAAGAGCAAATCTTTGTATTTACTGATATACCAGGAGGATCTGTTAATCAAGCTTTTATAAGAAGATTAAACGATTATAATATAGAATTAATTTCTGGAACAAATTTATCAATTTTAATTTCAATAGCTACTCAACTTGGGGAAAAAAATATTGATAAAGATACTATTAGAGAAGAAATAATAAATGCTGCTAGTGAAATTGTTTATGTAAATGATAAATTAGCAAGTCAATCTTTAGATGAAGATGACGAATAA
- a CDS encoding glycoside hydrolase family 31 protein yields MYIEKYNDFNPLANPKSIIIGKGYRITLLTSKLVRLEYSKNNIFEDARTKMVINRNFPEVLYEIYEDENSLKIITKDITLRYNKREFSPYGLSIELNGKTKHPYKEIWHFNDKLSNLGGTRRTLDFIDGEVELDDGILSEYGISVIDDSNSPILLENGWYEDRNSNEIDLYVFAYKRNYKEALKDFFLLTGPQPKLPRYALGNWWSRYYPYNENSYKDLLEKFENEKLPFSVAVLDMDWHLVDIPEKYGSIWTGYTWNHELFPDPKRFIDYIKEKGYKITLNVHPSAGIRPFEIMYRDFAKAMNIDPNKDLYIDFDHKSKTFFENTFKYLYKPNEDIGVDFWWIDWQQSPTKIDENKDPLWVLNHYHYNDNKKNNNIGLTFSRYAGPGSHRYPVGFSGDTVISWESLDFQPYFTSTASNIGYGWWSHDIGGHRHGYRSDELTLRWIQFGVFSPINRLHSSNSEFIEKEPWNFKEPYKTIIVEYLRLRHELIPYTYTMNVIANTENIPLIRPMYYEYPENKESYKVKNQYYFGSELLICPITKKINEESEMAEFKAWLPKGNWYDLQIGLKYSGNRNITINRGIENLGIFFKEGSIIPLAKLKERINNIDNPENLRIIIGSGDDGEFNLIEDNKDNLSNVESVTTNFKYLENDSKILIHKAEGNINVIPRYRSFEFNIYGKKIKKVMIKIKDSIREIGTEYNFKKNITSFIIREIPINENVEITFEYDEAVFDSKTQKLDIIKKFLKKSQMSNVDKDEIYKILVANKDYKTTISEILNYDTSLAIKNVLLEIILA; encoded by the coding sequence ATGTATATTGAAAAGTATAATGATTTTAATCCTTTGGCTAATCCAAAATCGATTATTATTGGAAAAGGATATAGAATTACCTTATTAACATCAAAATTAGTAAGATTAGAATATTCAAAAAATAATATTTTCGAAGATGCTAGAACTAAAATGGTTATAAATAGAAATTTTCCTGAGGTTTTATATGAAATTTATGAAGATGAAAACTCTCTTAAAATTATAACTAAAGATATAACTCTTAGATATAACAAAAGAGAGTTTTCTCCTTATGGACTAAGTATAGAATTAAACGGGAAAACAAAACATCCTTACAAAGAGATTTGGCACTTTAATGATAAATTAAGTAACCTTGGTGGAACAAGAAGAACACTTGATTTTATAGATGGAGAAGTTGAATTAGATGATGGAATTTTATCAGAGTATGGAATTAGCGTAATTGATGATTCTAACTCTCCAATACTTCTAGAAAATGGATGGTATGAGGATAGAAATTCTAATGAAATAGATTTATATGTTTTTGCTTACAAAAGAAATTATAAGGAAGCATTGAAAGATTTTTTCTTGTTAACAGGACCACAACCAAAATTACCTAGATATGCTCTTGGAAATTGGTGGAGTAGATATTATCCATATAATGAAAATAGTTATAAAGATTTGTTAGAAAAATTTGAAAACGAAAAACTACCATTTTCTGTTGCTGTATTAGATATGGATTGGCATTTAGTTGATATTCCTGAAAAATATGGAAGTATTTGGACAGGTTATACTTGGAATCACGAGTTATTCCCGGATCCTAAAAGATTTATTGATTATATTAAAGAAAAAGGCTATAAAATAACATTAAATGTACATCCGTCAGCTGGAATAAGACCGTTTGAAATAATGTATAGAGATTTTGCTAAAGCTATGAATATTGATCCTAATAAAGATTTATACATTGATTTTGACCATAAGTCAAAAACATTTTTTGAAAATACATTTAAATATTTATATAAACCAAATGAAGATATTGGAGTTGATTTTTGGTGGATAGATTGGCAACAAAGCCCAACAAAAATAGATGAAAATAAAGATCCATTATGGGTATTAAACCATTATCACTATAATGATAATAAAAAAAATAATAATATTGGATTAACTTTCTCAAGATATGCTGGACCAGGAAGTCATAGGTATCCAGTTGGTTTTTCTGGAGACACTGTAATAAGTTGGGAATCTCTAGATTTTCAACCATATTTTACATCTACAGCATCTAATATAGGTTATGGATGGTGGAGTCATGATATTGGTGGTCACAGACATGGTTATAGGTCAGATGAATTAACTTTAAGATGGATACAGTTTGGAGTATTTTCTCCTATAAATAGATTACATAGTTCAAATTCTGAATTTATAGAAAAAGAACCATGGAATTTTAAAGAACCATATAAAACAATAATAGTAGAATATTTAAGATTAAGACATGAGTTGATTCCATATACATATACTATGAATGTTATTGCAAATACTGAAAATATTCCATTAATTAGACCTATGTACTATGAATATCCAGAAAATAAAGAAAGTTATAAAGTAAAAAATCAATACTATTTTGGATCTGAACTTCTAATTTGTCCAATTACTAAGAAAATAAATGAAGAATCAGAAATGGCTGAATTCAAAGCATGGTTACCTAAAGGAAATTGGTATGATCTTCAAATAGGGTTAAAGTATAGTGGTAATAGGAATATCACTATAAATAGAGGTATAGAAAACTTAGGTATATTTTTTAAAGAAGGGTCAATTATACCATTAGCAAAATTAAAAGAAAGAATTAATAATATTGATAATCCTGAAAATCTAAGAATTATTATTGGTTCTGGAGATGATGGTGAATTTAACTTAATAGAAGATAATAAAGATAATCTATCAAATGTTGAATCAGTAACTACAAATTTTAAATATTTAGAAAATGATAGTAAAATTTTAATTCATAAGGCTGAAGGAAATATAAATGTTATTCCTAGATATAGAAGTTTTGAATTTAATATATATGGAAAAAAAATAAAAAAAGTTATGATTAAAATTAAAGATAGTATTAGAGAAATAGGAACAGAATATAATTTTAAAAAGAATATAACAAGTTTTATAATTAGGGAAATACCTATAAATGAAAATGTTGAAATTACTTTTGAATATGATGAAGCTGTTTTTGATTCAAAGACTCAAAAATTAGATATTATTAAAAAGTTTCTTAAAAAATCACAAATGAGTAATGTAGATAAAGATGAAATATATAAAATTTTAGTAGCTAATAAAGATTATAAAACAACTATATCTGAAATTTTAAATTACGATACTAGCTTAGCAATAAAAAATGTTTTATTAGAAATTATTTTAGCATAA
- a CDS encoding replication initiation protein, whose product MNKKKFFSTDDYIKLNQNFNKIESQLFKNIIKNIRYGTYYIELLEEKLNSKYKLDIDNDWFNFFINFSKKYFIYKSSKLNFENKGIIRIISSFSYRNNIFSIKISQDLINIFNDSYNDFKLARFDNRILFKNHTFNLYTYLYDNHIFDNIVEIDLSLLKDILSINKEYSRFYDFEKNILKKSINEIKKYKNINIEYIKVKKKNQRNITSIIFFIKNKYDSLIEISTSRMIHNLNLNTEDKEIMFKYLKESISKYGKTFVENNFKYALLQELDIKTTINNDLYNNNFNNKLKEFNKQPIIYIENVYENKRDMILRSIKDCKKLNNKFIKLTLNIIEYIIINPDMYQHNTKENLYLNIVNFIRKNNNFIYKENNIVIIGEYNRNMKSRFAIIY is encoded by the coding sequence ATGAATAAAAAAAAATTTTTTTCTACTGATGATTATATAAAACTTAATCAAAATTTTAATAAAATTGAGTCTCAATTATTTAAAAATATCATTAAAAATATTAGATATGGTACTTATTATATTGAACTTCTTGAAGAAAAATTAAATTCTAAATATAAATTAGATATTGATAATGATTGGTTTAACTTTTTTATAAATTTTTCAAAAAAATATTTTATTTATAAATCCTCAAAATTGAATTTTGAAAATAAGGGAATTATTAGAATAATTTCTAGTTTTTCTTATAGAAATAATATTTTTAGTATTAAAATATCTCAAGATTTAATAAATATCTTTAATGATTCTTACAACGATTTTAAATTAGCAAGATTTGATAATAGAATACTATTTAAAAATCATACATTTAATCTTTATACATATCTTTATGATAATCATATCTTTGACAATATTGTTGAAATAGATTTATCTCTATTAAAAGATATTTTGTCTATTAATAAAGAATATTCTAGATTTTATGATTTTGAAAAAAATATTTTAAAAAAATCTATTAATGAAATAAAGAAATATAAAAATATAAACATTGAATATATAAAGGTTAAAAAGAAAAATCAAAGAAATATTACTTCTATTATTTTCTTTATTAAGAATAAATATGATTCACTAATTGAAATTTCTACTTCAAGAATGATCCATAATTTAAATCTTAACACAGAAGATAAAGAAATAATGTTCAAATATTTAAAAGAATCTATATCAAAATACGGTAAAACATTTGTTGAAAATAATTTTAAGTACGCTTTATTACAAGAACTAGATATTAAAACTACTATAAACAATGACTTATATAATAATAATTTTAATAATAAACTTAAAGAATTTAATAAACAACCTATTATTTATATTGAAAATGTCTATGAAAATAAAAGGGATATGATTTTAAGATCAATAAAAGATTGTAAAAAATTAAATAATAAATTTATAAAACTTACGTTAAATATAATTGAATATATTATCATCAATCCTGATATGTACCAACACAATACAAAAGAAAATCTATACTTAAATATTGTTAATTTTATTAGAAAAAATAATAATTTTATATATAAAGAAAATAATATTGTTATTATAGGGGAGTACAACAGAAATATGAAAAGTAGATTCGCTATTATTTATTAA